A region of Corvus cornix cornix isolate S_Up_H32 chromosome 3, ASM73873v5, whole genome shotgun sequence DNA encodes the following proteins:
- the MCPH1 gene encoding microcephalin isoform X2, giving the protein MEPVLKGISAFVEVWSSSRTENYSKTFEQQLLDMGAKVSKTLNKHVTHVVFKDGRLTTWKKAQKMGVKIVSVLWVEKCQETGVHVDESLFPAVDTNKGFLLPIKKHKCMQPKDYVEKTPENNRKLQRRLSQIAKELALQKTAVNAETDVPVLLFEDNGSLIYSPVNKIKDQCNAMERRIKDMREKRENPSTGSQMTQTLPSSLPGDCPLSTCVLTNSEDVLLPEEQMEDCLNSSCDYLCRTEKSKRQRTEVAKHACHTWTDIHISMSASVNSPSHGNEQKSLTPKRHARSLTKKQIIQHTLDDRLSLGKKHLKFPKKNQKNETCKTTSIANESSLLEGFGHISPSKKIVQLNTAPALIDSFSNSAMNSEDLDACSLDKSFPVDRNDYILEDKKRKKLQTLPGLKLATSELGTSCSKGFLQAVTMYSKSYCAEEASYEDFFSSSNSNENEVRIQVPKESQNPSEVCCKYSFTSMDLHDASFCELRNTGKKSRKKSISVNDFPLKKKIKPAKRPGSIPLNISGGEKDDTEEALDSDDVNRLPQHAHEKFYNNVNYCAHTTGDENEVSECHVTDGSCKVFNKQKSKHTGGLKKSWKTPKGSVVFGIRPLDLRGAI; this is encoded by the exons ATGGAGCCCGTCCTGAAAG GTATTTCTGCATTTGTGGAAGTTTGGTCATCtagcagaacagaaaattactCAAAAACCTTCGAACAGCAACTTCTTGATATGGGAGCAAAA GTTTCAAAAACTTTGAACAAGCATGTGACCCATGTAGTCTTCAAAGATGGACGTTTGACTACATGGAAAAAGGCACAGAAGATGGGTGTAAAAATAGTTTCTGTACTCTGGGTGGAAAA GTGTCAAGAAACTGGAGTCCATGTTGATGAATCCCTATTTCCTGCAGTAGACACTAATAAAGGATTTCTACTACCAATCAAAAAA CACAAATGTATGCAGCCAAAAGACTATGTTgaaaaaactccagaaaataatagaaagcTTCAGAGAAGACTGAGCCAAATAGCTAAAGAATTGGCTCTACAAAAAACAGCAGTTAATGCTG AAACAGATGTACCAGTTTTATTGTTTGAAGACAACGGTTCACTTATATACAGCCCTGTTAATAAGATAAAAGATCAATGCAATGCAATGGAAAGAAGAATAAAGGatatgagggaaaaaagagagaatccTTCTACTG GTTCACAAATGACTCAAACACTTCCAAGTAGCTTACCAGGAGACTGCCCACTTTCTACTTGTGTCTTAACTAATTCAGAAGATGTGCTGCTACCAG aagaaCAAATGGAAGACTGCTTGAACTCAAGTTGTGATTATCTTTGCAGAACTGAGAAATCAAAGAGACAGAGGACAGAGGTAGCAAAACATGCCTGTCATACTTGGACTGATATTCATATATCCATGAGCGCATCAGTGAATTCTCCGTCGCATGGCAATGAGCAGAAGAGCTTAACACCAAAACGACATGCCAGAAGTTTAACAAAGAAACAGATTATACAGCACACTTTGGATGACAGATTGTCTTTaggaaagaaacatttaaagtttccaaagaaaaatcagaagaatgAGACGTGCAAGACTACTTCAATTGCAAATGAAAGTTCTCTTCTTGAGGGCTTTGGTCATATTAGTCCTTCCAAAAAAATAGTCCAGTTAAATACTGCTCCTGCTTTGATTGACAGTTTCTCTAATTCAGCTATGAATAGTGAAGACTTAGATGCATGTTCACTGGATAAAAGCTTCCCTGTTGACAGAAATGATTATATTCTTGAAgacaagaagaggaagaaactaCAAACATTACCAGGTTTGAAGCTGGCTACCTCAGAACTGGGTACATCATGCTCTAAGGGGTTCTTGCAAGCAGTTACTATGTATAGCAAGTCTTACTGCGCTGAAGAGGCTTCTTATGAAGACTTCTTTTCATCATctaattcaaatgaaaatgaagtacGAATACAAGTACcaaaggaatcacagaatccttctGAAGTTTGTTGTAAATACTCTTTTACAAGCATGGACCTACATGATGCGAGTTTCTGTGAGCTACGTAATACTGGCAAGAAAAGTAGGAAGAAGTCTATTTCAGTGAATGATTTtccactaaagaaaaaaatcaaaccagctAAACGTCCTGGAAGCATACCATTAAATATATCAGGTGGTGAAAAAGATGACACTGAAGAAGCTCTAGATTCTGATGATGTGAATAGGCTGCCACAGCATGCTCATGAAAAATTCTACAACAATGTGAATTACTGTGCTCATACTACTG
- the MCPH1 gene encoding microcephalin isoform X1, protein MEPVLKGISAFVEVWSSSRTENYSKTFEQQLLDMGAKVSKTLNKHVTHVVFKDGRLTTWKKAQKMGVKIVSVLWVEKCQETGVHVDESLFPAVDTNKGFLLPIKKHKCMQPKDYVEKTPENNRKLQRRLSQIAKELALQKTAVNAETDVPVLLFEDNGSLIYSPVNKIKDQCNAMERRIKDMREKRENPSTGSQMTQTLPSSLPGDCPLSTCVLTNSEDVLLPEEQMEDCLNSSCDYLCRTEKSKRQRTEVAKHACHTWTDIHISMSASVNSPSHGNEQKSLTPKRHARSLTKKQIIQHTLDDRLSLGKKHLKFPKKNQKNETCKTTSIANESSLLEGFGHISPSKKIVQLNTAPALIDSFSNSAMNSEDLDACSLDKSFPVDRNDYILEDKKRKKLQTLPGLKLATSELGTSCSKGFLQAVTMYSKSYCAEEASYEDFFSSSNSNENEVRIQVPKESQNPSEVCCKYSFTSMDLHDASFCELRNTGKKSRKKSISVNDFPLKKKIKPAKRPGSIPLNISGGEKDDTEEALDSDDVNRLPQHAHEKFYNNVNYCAHTTGDENEVSECHVTDGSCKVFNKQKSKHTGGLKKSWKTPKGQFDWTFALLNSFVEDH, encoded by the exons ATGGAGCCCGTCCTGAAAG GTATTTCTGCATTTGTGGAAGTTTGGTCATCtagcagaacagaaaattactCAAAAACCTTCGAACAGCAACTTCTTGATATGGGAGCAAAA GTTTCAAAAACTTTGAACAAGCATGTGACCCATGTAGTCTTCAAAGATGGACGTTTGACTACATGGAAAAAGGCACAGAAGATGGGTGTAAAAATAGTTTCTGTACTCTGGGTGGAAAA GTGTCAAGAAACTGGAGTCCATGTTGATGAATCCCTATTTCCTGCAGTAGACACTAATAAAGGATTTCTACTACCAATCAAAAAA CACAAATGTATGCAGCCAAAAGACTATGTTgaaaaaactccagaaaataatagaaagcTTCAGAGAAGACTGAGCCAAATAGCTAAAGAATTGGCTCTACAAAAAACAGCAGTTAATGCTG AAACAGATGTACCAGTTTTATTGTTTGAAGACAACGGTTCACTTATATACAGCCCTGTTAATAAGATAAAAGATCAATGCAATGCAATGGAAAGAAGAATAAAGGatatgagggaaaaaagagagaatccTTCTACTG GTTCACAAATGACTCAAACACTTCCAAGTAGCTTACCAGGAGACTGCCCACTTTCTACTTGTGTCTTAACTAATTCAGAAGATGTGCTGCTACCAG aagaaCAAATGGAAGACTGCTTGAACTCAAGTTGTGATTATCTTTGCAGAACTGAGAAATCAAAGAGACAGAGGACAGAGGTAGCAAAACATGCCTGTCATACTTGGACTGATATTCATATATCCATGAGCGCATCAGTGAATTCTCCGTCGCATGGCAATGAGCAGAAGAGCTTAACACCAAAACGACATGCCAGAAGTTTAACAAAGAAACAGATTATACAGCACACTTTGGATGACAGATTGTCTTTaggaaagaaacatttaaagtttccaaagaaaaatcagaagaatgAGACGTGCAAGACTACTTCAATTGCAAATGAAAGTTCTCTTCTTGAGGGCTTTGGTCATATTAGTCCTTCCAAAAAAATAGTCCAGTTAAATACTGCTCCTGCTTTGATTGACAGTTTCTCTAATTCAGCTATGAATAGTGAAGACTTAGATGCATGTTCACTGGATAAAAGCTTCCCTGTTGACAGAAATGATTATATTCTTGAAgacaagaagaggaagaaactaCAAACATTACCAGGTTTGAAGCTGGCTACCTCAGAACTGGGTACATCATGCTCTAAGGGGTTCTTGCAAGCAGTTACTATGTATAGCAAGTCTTACTGCGCTGAAGAGGCTTCTTATGAAGACTTCTTTTCATCATctaattcaaatgaaaatgaagtacGAATACAAGTACcaaaggaatcacagaatccttctGAAGTTTGTTGTAAATACTCTTTTACAAGCATGGACCTACATGATGCGAGTTTCTGTGAGCTACGTAATACTGGCAAGAAAAGTAGGAAGAAGTCTATTTCAGTGAATGATTTtccactaaagaaaaaaatcaaaccagctAAACGTCCTGGAAGCATACCATTAAATATATCAGGTGGTGAAAAAGATGACACTGAAGAAGCTCTAGATTCTGATGATGTGAATAGGCTGCCACAGCATGCTCATGAAAAATTCTACAACAATGTGAATTACTGTGCTCATACTACTG